A single Suricata suricatta isolate VVHF042 chromosome 2, meerkat_22Aug2017_6uvM2_HiC, whole genome shotgun sequence DNA region contains:
- the CCDC71L gene encoding LOW QUALITY PROTEIN: coiled-coil domain-containing protein 71L (The sequence of the model RefSeq protein was modified relative to this genomic sequence to represent the inferred CDS: deleted 4 bases in 3 codons; substituted 1 base at 1 genomic stop codon): CRSPKPAAPGPCFGGRTLEEIWRAATPTLTTFPTIRVGGDVWGERSLAAARRRARQVLRVNLEPVVRLRRFPVPGRETRPSAARPLCPGTASAXRDEQVTRVFTDPAGTASPSALYGRRSTGWSFPLAPPGCGGAAVWDSGAGVPSAASQHRVCGGRRPLDPFFLTPD; this comes from the exons TGCCGCTCCCCCAAGCCCGCGGCCCCCGGGCCCTGCTTCGGGGGCCGCACCCTGGAGGAGATCTGGAGGGCGGCCACCCCGACGCTGACCACCTTCCCCACCATCCGCGTCGGCGGCGACGTGTGGGGCGAGCGCAGCCTGGCGGCGGCGCGGCGCCGGGCGCGCCAAGTCCTGCGAGTGAACCTGGAACCCGTGGTGAGGCTCCGCCGCTTCCCGGTG CCCGGGCGTGAGACGCGGCCCTCCGCCGCTCGGCCCCTCTGTCCCGGGACGGCTTCCGCCTAGAGGGATGAACAAGTGACA CGAGTGTTTACAGATCCGGCCGGGACCGCGTCCCCTAGTGCACTTTATGGGCGAAGAAGCACCGGATGGTCTTTCCCG CTCGCGCCCCCGGGATGCGGCGGTGCCGCCGTCTGGGACTCCGGGGCAGGTGTGCCCTCTGCTGCCTCCCAGCACCGGGTCTGCGGAGGGCGGAGACCGCTGGACCCTTTCTTCTTGACCCCAGATTGA